In one Watersipora subatra chromosome 6, tzWatSuba1.1, whole genome shotgun sequence genomic region, the following are encoded:
- the LOC137397998 gene encoding tetratricopeptide repeat protein 28-like translates to MAANRVITGANRTLEEVRRRLSGEASPELYKSLNRTALTFNCSGDYRTSLELYQGCLRVAKKVYEDNFIVLGQAYIKVGRCLIRHGKYTEANEHLTTAQGLLSKVNDHRVKKSNLAIVENVFGVLERDRSRFSQAALHHKKAMTMLEAVFPDNKSGLIADTHRFIGHVYIAQTQYKKAVESYTNSYKVLVKLKDLPAFNSVKILCCLSRAFLYAGQHAYAVQSVERAKAYAQKPKFGDNPVAMALIGSTRARAHCYLLEYNSASRAFDEAQVQIKNFFGDDDAPSFHLASYCIEYGNVLVTMYGLNLALANYTRAKKIIENMYSNHHRDVGRVYNKIALAYRRLANFDRCLSFHTKAMEVFTTAYEQNQDTTDHALTDSLLGELYNELEDSEQANKHNFRSLEMNKRMYDTHNESIAIFNNYMNIACTYINEKECTQATQYLQKSGNILKEVFDPTIPNPIGIKWYHLCACAMDEKGDLDAAKKELDAAKTICRDFYPRGVHNIEMSRCNSRIAELEEKHGSIVRASTIYQTAYDDCVEFEEDEDYNGVESLWLLIKLARAWFKRYDYKTAWEKIVEAEGDLEYMLENNAAHPAMALAKEMQAEISFRGGSYEKALTLYEEAFFMMQNIYRANLNRVDIAKLSSSVAVVYAELKMYDYSLEHYKKALEIIYNVYEGTNHIDLANALELVGTAYDYCNKPEQAEPYYREALKIKSKKGFGENSNQIAISNMRIGNHYRMKKDYSNALKFYEKAMKVNGSLPILTGSNKNCADLVGETLKCLGKYPQAQQVLLNSIRKKGNAFKKLQNENREDIHLSNIDISEGFMMQLIRIEREVYGGLAESYILTGDAFYDEVAGPNSSKTSERRIKDGLDNALSFYQQAIIMLRRICNSEHVMVTSAYSKLAKIFSHQILSNHTYVQALENATKALEYRKKAYLQVNKNHSDITTSYIDLANIQTSANMFTSATENLDCVKDRLNDSCEDIAVYVDFLEAYANLEFMQESYEEALRIYQEAHAIQVRQFGEYAYKNVDLARSYVNLSKSYRKLNQWNDAKDCDKKAASIFEKKPEQSSQHSKLKNWLLNFKINRK, encoded by the coding sequence ATGGCTGCTAACAGAGTAATAACTGGGGCAAACAGAACTCTTGAGGAGGTAAGACGACGCCTCAGTGGCGAAGCAAGCCCTGAACTATATAAGAGTCTCAACAGGACAGCTCTGACTTTTAACTGCTCTGGAGATTATCGGACCTCGTTAGAGCTTTATCAAGGTTGCCTCAGAGTCGCAAAGAAAGTTTATGAAGATAACTTTATTGTTCTTGGTCAAGCGTATATAAAAGTGGGTCGATGTCTAATAAGACATGGAAAGTATACAGAAGCAAATGAGCATTTAACCACGGCACAAGGCCTCCTCTCCAAGGTAAATGATCACCGAGTTAAAAAGTCAAACTTGGCCATTGTTGAAAATGTGTTTGGTGTTTTAGAAAGGGACAGATCTCGATTTAGTCAGGCAGCATTGCATCACAAAAAAGCAATGACAATGCTTGAAGCCGTTTTTCCTGACAATAAAAGTGGTTTAATCGCTGACACGCATCGATTTATTGGCCATGTTTATATCGCCCAGACACAGTACAAAAAAGCTGTCGAATCGTATACAAATTCGTACAAGGTTTTGGTAAAGTTGAAAGACTTGCCAGCGTTTAATAGTGTTAAAATACTGTGTTGCCTCTCTCGGGCTTTCCTCTATGCAGGTCAGCATGCCTACGCCGTTCAGTCAGTAGAGAGAGCAAAAGCCTATGCGCAGAAGCCAAAATTTGGTGACAATCCAGTAGCAATGGCACTGATTGGCAGCACTAGAGCTAGAGCTCATTGTTATTTATTAGAGTACAACAGCGCGAGCAGAGCTTTTGATGAGGCACAAGTACAGATAAAAAATTTCTTTGGGGACGATGACGCTCCTTCTTTTCATTTAGCAAGCTATTGCATTGAGTATGGCAATGTTCTTGTCACTATGTATGGCCTCAACCTTGCCTTAGCTAACTATACTCGAGCGAAAAAAATAATCGAAAACATGTATTCCAACCATCATCGCGATGTTGGGCGtgtttacaataaaattgcTCTAGCGTATCGCCGATTGGCTAATTTTGATAGATGTTTATCATTTCACACTAAGGCTATGGAGGTGTTTACTACTGCGTATGAACAAAACCAAGACACCACAGATCATGCTTTAACAGATTCCTTGTTAGGAGAGCTTTACAACGAGCTCGAAGACTCTGAACAAGCAAACAAGCATAATTTTAGGTCTCTAGAAATGAACAAACGCATGTATGATACTCACAATGAGAGCATAGCAATATTTAACAACTACATGAACATAGCCTGCACGTATATTAATGAAAAAGAATGCACCCAAGCCACACAGTATCTCCAAAAATCAGGAAACATATTGAAAGAAGTATTTGACCCTACTATACCTAATCCAATCGGAATCAAGTGGTATCACCTGTGCGCTTGTGCCATGGATGAAAAAGGAGATCTTGATGCTGCAAAAAAAGAACTTGACGCGGCAAAAACTATATGCAGGGATTTTTACCCGAGAGGTGTTCATAACATAGAGATGAGCAGATGTAACAGCAGGATAGCTGAATTAGAGGAAAAGCATGGAAGTATTGTTCGAGCCAGCACCATATACCAAACTGCGTACGATGATTGTGTCGAGTTTGAAGAAGATGAAGATTACAACGGAGTGGAGAGCTTATGGCTTTTGATAAAACTGGCGAGAGCTTGGTTCAAAAGATATGATTATAAGACAGCTTGGGAAAAAATTGTTGAAGCGGAGGGTGACTTGGAATATATGTTAGAAAATAACGCAGCTCATCCGGCCATGGCCTTAGCCAAAGAGATGCAAGCCGAAATTAGTTTTAGAGGAGGTTCCTATGAAAAAGCCTTAACTTTGTATGAAGAAGCGTTTTTCATGATGCAAAATATTTACCGTGCCAACCTAAATAGAGTGGACATAGCCAAACTAAGTAGCTCTGTCGCAGTCGTGTATGCTGAACTAAAAATGTACGATTACTCTTTAGAACATTATAAGAAAGCCCTTGAAATTATTTACAACGTTTATGAAGGTACAAACCATATAGACTTGGCAAATGCTTTAGAATTGGTTGGTACAGCTTATGATTACTGTAATAAACCAGAACAAGCAGAGCCATACTACAGAGAAGCTTTGAAGATAAAATCGAAAAAAGGATTTGGTGAGAACTCTAACCAAATCGCGATTAGTAACATGAGGATAGGAAATCACTATAGAATGAAAAAGGACTATTCAAATGCTCTAAAGTTTTACGAAAAAGCAATGAAGGTAAATGGCAGCTTGCCCATTTTGACAGGAAGTAACAAAAATTGCGCTGATTTAGTTGGAGAAACTCTTAAATGTCTAGGTAAATATCCCCAGGCACAGCAAGTTCTATTAAACTCTATACGAAAGAAGGGAAATGCatttaaaaaactacaaaacGAGAACCGTGAAGACATACACCTGAGTAACATAGATATAAGTGAAGGATTCATGATGCAGCTAATCAGAATAGAAAGAGAAGTCTACGGTGGTCTCGCTGAATCTTACATTTTGACCGGTGATGCTTTTTATGATGAAGTTGCTGGGCCCAATAGCTCAAAAACCAGCGAGAGGAGAATTAAAGATGGGTTGGATAACGCGTTATCATTTTATCAACAAGCAATTATCATGCTGAGACGTATATGCAATTCAGAACATGTGATGGTCACGTCTGCTTACAGTAAACTAGCTAAGATCTTTTCACACCAAATTCTTTCAAACCACACTTACGTTCAAGCTCTTGAAAACGCTACCAAAGCATTGGAATACCGAAAGAAAGCGTATTTACAGGTAAACAAAAACCATTCTGACATAACAACATCCTACATTGACCTTGCGAATATTCAAACTTCAGCAAATATGTTTACGAGTGCGACAGAAAACTTGGATTGCGTTAAAGACAGGCTAAATGATTCCTGTGAAGATATCGCTGTCTATGTGGATTTTCTTGAGGCGTATGCTAATCTCGAGTTTATGCAAGAAAGCTATGAAGAGGCTTTGAGGATATACCAAGAGGCTCATGCTATTCAAGTCCGTCAATTCGGAGAGTACGCCTACAAGAATGTAGATTTGGCTCGTAGCTATGTCAACCTTTCCAAGTCGTACAGAAAACTTAACCAATGGAACGATGCAAAAGACTGCGACAAAAAAGCTGCCAGCATTTTCGAAAAGAAACCTGAACAGTCTAGTCAGCATTCAAAACTCAAAAATTGGCTCCTTAATTTCAAGATTAACAGGAAGTAG